In Solanum lycopersicum chromosome 5, SLM_r2.1, the following are encoded in one genomic region:
- the LOC101248198 gene encoding protein ESSENTIAL FOR POTEXVIRUS ACCUMULATION 1-like isoform X2, with protein sequence MAEGNLDLPDDLLSSKTSDHSKGNDDNKPFMGQLDISKDQPMVDSSIPLSPQWLYVKPSDTKMEPRPPSSLSLGSSVDSSQKDAWRTDVPEDKKDWRRKTMETESSRRWREEERETGLLGRRERRKTDRRAEHDVNNRNSGVDTRRDNKWSSRWGPDDKEKENRTEKRIDVDKEDVHNDGQTFVANRTVSERESDSRDKWRPRYKMEGNSAAPSSYRAAPGFGQERGKVEGSNVGFNLGRGRSTGTIRRPSSGGAIGASPFENSVPGKSGISTGIFSYPRGKALDIYRRQKLGSSLCSMPENMEEAPPVTQVIAIEPLAFVVPDAEEEAVLNDIWKGKITGGGVSNNSFRKGQSMDNVTGDTEPNNTKIGAPSADVTEETVDGLLKTSIRVEEANTYSFVYENGVRVKFDGGDSHEGQKDNHSEAIAADGSLLTRKRADNSDCFKYISGSQFDISMQRLPDSGATKTPIFENNQHVAFDGSLKVSDDSNSAFVKSSSEIYWNNLLGRGIPPEELSLYYRDPQGEIQGPFLGADIISWYDQGFFGMDLLVRLEDAPEDSPFFELGDVMPHLKFEHEHFGNTNLSQAEPSAVLEGKLDSGLRSSASVSEMVGSAAFDGSCWQPSDFDGLGGHHIQSVPDHPARQFKPPYSQNEECNDFGAQDEEIVFPGRPGSSGSPIGKTSTGLTDPSNIHRATPSAICDGGVSNHEETLHPLGLLWSELEGTTGKSGPISDVPFRGTGQDQVLNPGAGRVGPFGAKMDSTSAAETWTDAYRRNAGSEPNLYQDAMDASRLLHQDHEMSRFELAEKMFSQQLQQQHPHNLMSHHNSNLNEALMERGANHNLMHQPQLASQAGQDLEHFMVLQLQQQRQLQLQQLQQQQQQQQQQQFHQQQMLMKEQQSHVRQLALEQLLQSQVRDQSHTQSRLDAIRHNSAQEQVLIKQQILSDLQQRPRLPPRHAESSIEHLIQAKFGQMPHQGPQNDLLELLSRAKHGQLHPLEQQVRQQEQAHERLRQRLEMEEDRQIGAVWPVDETAQYLRNPGVARRANSGFGPLDIYQQQQIPPPEEHVSVLERNLSMQDRLQRGLYDTGFMPLERTMSVPGGGPGVNLDAVNPLVHAPGLEMQDPNSRMHSAGHMPAFSTGIHLQSSHRPPFQFHAPNVDTIENYWPERNGQLPADWMDTRMQQLHLKGERQRRDFDVKRASEDQSMWMSAGANDDSSKRLLMELLQQKSGQQSTEQAEMTRGILFERGLHSGHFSVTNASNRSFNPLLDQDTSLNQAFTVGSYGSNSDLPPQRDHVNEIADSLDACERLPFKSHSGALAEAQPVFSSINDASKVHLEARESIVRQAGLTTVEGEMPTNLLSRHTALGTGDCSVFKSSSRGSLDFYNDKSDRGDSAIEEIPKERMAVTSIRTDNILPKRPPVSRISSTQEGLSEINSDSLARGKNPSDGMASEGGRKEAGGNAANQVLGSATSVNKDGRFRRTASCSDADVSETSFSDMLKSNVKKATAQEAHASEAMDATQYARSGKKKGKKGRQIDPALLGFKVTSNRIMMGEIQRIED encoded by the exons ATGGCAGAAGGAAATCTTGATCTTCCTGACGATCTTCTTTCCTCTAAGACTTCTGATCACTCCAAAG GTAATGATGACAACAAGCCTTTCATGGGCCAGCTTGATATTTCCAAAg ATCAACCAATGGTGGACAGCAGCATTCCTTTGTCTCCGCAGTGGCTTTATGTTAAACCAAGCGACACAAAGATG GAACCACGTCCACCAAGCTCTCTGTCACTTGGAAGTTCTGTTGATTCAAGTCAGAAGGACGCTTGGCGTACAGATGTACCTGAGGACAAGAAGGATTGGAGAAGAAAGACAATGGAAACTGAGAGCAGTCGCCGGTGGCGTGAGGAAGAGAGGGAAACTGGCTTGCTTGGTCGGAGAGAACGAAGGAAAACCGATCGCCGTGCTGAGCATGATGTTAATAACCGTAATTCTGGGGTTGATACAAGGCGTGATAACAAGTGGTCTTCTAGGTGGGGTCCTGATgacaaggaaaaagaaaatcgCACTGAGAAAAGGATAGATGTAGATAAGGAAGATGTTCATAATGATGGCCAAACATTTGTGGCCAACCGTACTGTCTCAGAACGGGAGTCAGATTCTCGTGACAAGTGGCGTCCACGCTATAAAATGGAGGGCAACTCTGCAGCTCCAAGTTCCTATCGAGCTGCTCCAGGTTTTGGACAGGAGAGAGGAAAAGTAGAAGGGTCAAATGTGGGATTTAACTTGGGTCGTGGGAGGTCTACTGGGACTATTAGAAGACCTTCCTCTGGGGGTGCAATTGGTGCTTCACCATTTGAAAATTCTGTTCCTGGAAAATCAGGAATCTCGACTGGCATATTCAGTTATCCAAGGGGGAAAGCTCTTGACATATACCGCAGGCAAAAGCTTGGCTCATCTCTTTGTAGCATGCCTGAAAATATGGAAGAAGCTCCCCCAGTTACTCAAGTAATTGCTATTGAACCATTAGCTTTTGTTGTTCCTGATGCTGAGGAGGAG GCTGTTCTCAATGATATATGGAAGGGTAAAATTACTGGTGGTGGTGTTTCTAACAATTCCTTTAGAAAGGGTCAATCAATGGATAATGTCACAG GGGATACAGAGCCCAACAATACAAAAATAGGTGCTCCCTCCGCTGATGTCACTGAAGAGACAGTTGATGGGTTGCTGAAAACATCAATACGTGTTGAAGAAGCCAATACCTATAGCTTTGTTTACGAGAACGGTGTCAGGGTCAAGTTTGATG GAGGAGATAGTCATGAAGGACAGAAAGACAATCATTCTGAAGCTATCGCCGCAGATGGAAGTTTGTTGACCAGGAAGAGAGCTGATAATAGTGACTGCTTCAAATACATTAGTGGGTCCCAATTTGATATTTCTATGCAGAGGTTACCAGATTCTGGAGCAACCAAGACACCTATCTTTGAGAACAATCAACATGTTGCTTTTGATGGCAGTTTAAAGGTGTCTGATGATTCAAATTCTGCATTTGTGAAGTCCTCTTCTGAAATCTATTGGAACAACCTTCTAGGAAGGGGTATTCCACCAGAGGAGTTGAGTTTGTACTATCGTGATCCTCAGGGCGAAATCCAGGGGCCATTTCTCGGAGCTGACATCATATCATGGTATGATCAGGGATTTTTTGGTATGGACTTACTAGTTCGCTTGGAAGATGCCCCTGAAGATTCACCTTTCTTTGAACTTGGTGATGTAATGCCGCATTTGAAATTTGAACATGAACATTTTGGTAACACCAATCTTTCCCAGGCAGAACCATCTGCTGTACTAGAGGGTAAGTTGGATTCTGGTTTACGTAGCTCAGCTTCTGTTTCTGAGATGGTTGGTTCTGCTGCCTTTGATGGCTCCTGCTGGCAGCCATCTGATTTTGATGGCCTTGGTGGGCATCATATTCAGTCAGTACCTGATCATCCAGCTCGTCAATTTAAACCTCCATATTCACAAAATGAAGAGTGTAATGATTTTGGTGCTCAAGATGAAG AAATTGTGTTTCCAGGAAGACCTGGAAGCAGCGGTAGTCCTATTGGAAAAACTTCTACTGGTCTTACTGATCCTTCAAATATCCACCGTGCAACTCCAAGCGCGATATGTGATGGTGGAGTTTCAAATCATGAAGAGACATTGCATCCACTTGGTTTATTATGGTCAGAGCTTGAAGGCACTACCGGAAAGAGTGGTCCTATCTCAGATGTTCCTTTTAGAGGAACTGGCCAGGATCAAGTTCTAAACCCTGGTGCTGGAAGGGTTGGGCCATTTGGTGCCAAGATGGACTCAACCTCTGCTGCGGAGACATGGACTGATGCTTATAGAAGAAATGCTGGATCGGAACCCAACTTATATCAAGATGCTATGGATGCCAGCCGCTTATTGCACCAGGACCATGAAATGAGCCGGTTTGAGTTAGCAGAGAAGATGTTTTCCCAACAACTTCAGCAGCAGCATCCTCATAATTTGATGTCCCATCATAATAGTAACTTAAATGAAGCTTTGATGGAACGTGGAGCAAATCATAATTTAATGCACCAACCACAGTTGGCGAGTCAGGCTGGGCAGGATCTAGAACACTTTATGGTGCTTCAGCTGCAACAGCAGAGACAGTTACAGCTTCAACAGCtgcagcaacagcaacagcaacagcaacagcaacagttCCATCAACAGCAAATGCTTATGAAAGAACAACAGTCCCATGTTAGGCAGCTGGCTCTTGAACAATTATTGCAGAGTCAAGTACGGGATCAAAGTCACACACAATCACGTCTTGATGCTATTAGGCATAATAGTGCTCAGGAACAGGTGTTGATAAAGCAACAAATTCTTAGTGATCTGCAACAGCGTCCACGTCTTCCTCCAAGACATGCTGAATCATCTATTGAGCATCTCATTCAAGCAAAGTTTGGTCAAATGCCACATCAAGGGCCTCAAAATGATTTATTGGAGCTCTTATCACGGGCAAAACATGGACAGTTGCACCCTTTAGAGCAACAAGTCCGTCAACAAGAACAAGCTCATGAGAGGTTAAGACAACGTTTGGAAATGGAGGAAGATAGACAGATCGGTGCTGTATGGCCTGTTGATGAAACTGCTCAGTATCTAAGAAATCCAGGTGTTGCTCGTCGAGCAAATTCCGGATTTGGTCCATTAGATATTTACCAACAGCAACAGATACCCCCTCCTGAAGAGCATGTTAGTGTTCTGGAAAGGAATTTGTCAATGCAGGATAGACTTCAGCGGGGTCTCTATGACACTGGATTTATGCCCTTGGAACGGACAATGTCAGTACCTGGTGGTGGTCCTGGTGTTAATTTGGATGCCGTAAATCCTCTAGTACATGCACCAGGTCTAGAAATGCAAGATCCAAATTCAAGAATGCACTCAGCTGGTCATATGCCTGCTTTCTCGACTGGCATCCACTTGCAATCTTCTCACCGTCCTCCGTTTCAATTTCATGCTCCAAATGTTGATACAATTGAAAATTATTGGCCCGAAAGAAATGGTCAGTTACCAGCTGATTGGATGGATACTAGGATGCAGCAACTACATCTTAAAGGTGAGAGGCAAAGAAGAGATTTTGATGTCAAAAGAGCTTCTGAAGATCAAAGTATGTGGATGTCAGCTGGTGCTAATGATGACAGTTCAAAGCGATTACTTATGGAACTGCTCCAGCAAAAGTCTGGCCAGCAGTCAACTGAGCAAGCAGAAATGACCAGAGGGATTTTGTTTGAGAGGGGCTTACACTCTGGTCACTTTTCTGTGACAAATGCTTCAAACCGTTCGTTCAACCCTCTTTTGGACCAGGATACGAGTCTAAACCAAGCTTTTACTGTTGGGTCATATGGTTCTAATTCAGATTTGCCACCACAGAGAGATCATGTAAATGAGATTGCTGATAGCCTTGATGCTTGTGAGAGATTGCCCTTCAAATCTCATTCTGGAGCTTTAGCCGAAGCTCAACCCGTCTTTTCCAGCATCAATGATGCCTCTAAG GTACATTTAGAGGCTCGCGAAAGTATTGTTAGGCAAGCTGGTTTGACGACTGTAGAAGGGGAAATGCCAACTAATTTGCTTAGCAGGCACACTGCACTCGGGACTGGAg ATTGTAGTGTTTTCAAATCATCTTCACGTGGAAGTCTAGACTTCTACAATGACAAGAGTGATAGAGGGGATTCGGCTATAGAGGAAATTCCCAAGGAACG AATGGCTGTGACATCAATAAGGACAGATAACATCTTGCCGAAGCGTCCACCTGTCTCGCGCATTTCTTCAACCCAGGAGGGTTTATCGGAGATAAATTCTGATAGCCTAGCGAGAGGCAAAAATCCTTCAGATGGCATGGCTTCTGAAG GGGGTAGGAAGGAAGCGGGAGGTAATGCTGCAAATCAAGTTCTTGGTTCTGCGACATCTGTAAATAAAGACGGGCGGTTTCGTCGAACTGCATCTTGTAGTGACGCTGATGTTTCAGAGACATCATTCAGTGATATGCTTAAGAGTAATGTTAAGAAGGCAACAGCTCAGGAGGCACATGCATCAGAGGCAATGGATGCAACACAGTATGCCCGTAGTGGTaagaagaaaggaaagaaaGGAAGACAAATTGATCCTGCTCTTCTTGGTTTCAAGGTTACAAGCAATCGCATCATGATGGGTGAGATACAACGGATAGAAGATTAG
- the LOC101248198 gene encoding protein ESSENTIAL FOR POTEXVIRUS ACCUMULATION 1-like isoform X1, with protein MAEGNLDLPDDLLSSKTSDHSKGNDDNKPFMGQLDISKDQPMVDSSIPLSPQWLYVKPSDTKMEPRPPSSLSLGSSVDSSQKDAWRTDVPEDKKDWRRKTMETESSRRWREEERETGLLGRRERRKTDRRAEHDVNNRNSGVDTRRDNKWSSRWGPDDKEKENRTEKRIDVDKEDVHNDGQTFVANRTVSERESDSRDKWRPRYKMEGNSAAPSSYRAAPGFGQERGKVEGSNVGFNLGRGRSTGTIRRPSSGGAIGASPFENSVPGKSGISTGIFSYPRGKALDIYRRQKLGSSLCSMPENMEEAPPVTQVIAIEPLAFVVPDAEEEAVLNDIWKGKITGGGVSNNSFRKGQSMDNVTETGDTEPNNTKIGAPSADVTEETVDGLLKTSIRVEEANTYSFVYENGVRVKFDGGDSHEGQKDNHSEAIAADGSLLTRKRADNSDCFKYISGSQFDISMQRLPDSGATKTPIFENNQHVAFDGSLKVSDDSNSAFVKSSSEIYWNNLLGRGIPPEELSLYYRDPQGEIQGPFLGADIISWYDQGFFGMDLLVRLEDAPEDSPFFELGDVMPHLKFEHEHFGNTNLSQAEPSAVLEGKLDSGLRSSASVSEMVGSAAFDGSCWQPSDFDGLGGHHIQSVPDHPARQFKPPYSQNEECNDFGAQDEEIVFPGRPGSSGSPIGKTSTGLTDPSNIHRATPSAICDGGVSNHEETLHPLGLLWSELEGTTGKSGPISDVPFRGTGQDQVLNPGAGRVGPFGAKMDSTSAAETWTDAYRRNAGSEPNLYQDAMDASRLLHQDHEMSRFELAEKMFSQQLQQQHPHNLMSHHNSNLNEALMERGANHNLMHQPQLASQAGQDLEHFMVLQLQQQRQLQLQQLQQQQQQQQQQQFHQQQMLMKEQQSHVRQLALEQLLQSQVRDQSHTQSRLDAIRHNSAQEQVLIKQQILSDLQQRPRLPPRHAESSIEHLIQAKFGQMPHQGPQNDLLELLSRAKHGQLHPLEQQVRQQEQAHERLRQRLEMEEDRQIGAVWPVDETAQYLRNPGVARRANSGFGPLDIYQQQQIPPPEEHVSVLERNLSMQDRLQRGLYDTGFMPLERTMSVPGGGPGVNLDAVNPLVHAPGLEMQDPNSRMHSAGHMPAFSTGIHLQSSHRPPFQFHAPNVDTIENYWPERNGQLPADWMDTRMQQLHLKGERQRRDFDVKRASEDQSMWMSAGANDDSSKRLLMELLQQKSGQQSTEQAEMTRGILFERGLHSGHFSVTNASNRSFNPLLDQDTSLNQAFTVGSYGSNSDLPPQRDHVNEIADSLDACERLPFKSHSGALAEAQPVFSSINDASKVHLEARESIVRQAGLTTVEGEMPTNLLSRHTALGTGDCSVFKSSSRGSLDFYNDKSDRGDSAIEEIPKERMAVTSIRTDNILPKRPPVSRISSTQEGLSEINSDSLARGKNPSDGMASEGGRKEAGGNAANQVLGSATSVNKDGRFRRTASCSDADVSETSFSDMLKSNVKKATAQEAHASEAMDATQYARSGKKKGKKGRQIDPALLGFKVTSNRIMMGEIQRIED; from the exons ATGGCAGAAGGAAATCTTGATCTTCCTGACGATCTTCTTTCCTCTAAGACTTCTGATCACTCCAAAG GTAATGATGACAACAAGCCTTTCATGGGCCAGCTTGATATTTCCAAAg ATCAACCAATGGTGGACAGCAGCATTCCTTTGTCTCCGCAGTGGCTTTATGTTAAACCAAGCGACACAAAGATG GAACCACGTCCACCAAGCTCTCTGTCACTTGGAAGTTCTGTTGATTCAAGTCAGAAGGACGCTTGGCGTACAGATGTACCTGAGGACAAGAAGGATTGGAGAAGAAAGACAATGGAAACTGAGAGCAGTCGCCGGTGGCGTGAGGAAGAGAGGGAAACTGGCTTGCTTGGTCGGAGAGAACGAAGGAAAACCGATCGCCGTGCTGAGCATGATGTTAATAACCGTAATTCTGGGGTTGATACAAGGCGTGATAACAAGTGGTCTTCTAGGTGGGGTCCTGATgacaaggaaaaagaaaatcgCACTGAGAAAAGGATAGATGTAGATAAGGAAGATGTTCATAATGATGGCCAAACATTTGTGGCCAACCGTACTGTCTCAGAACGGGAGTCAGATTCTCGTGACAAGTGGCGTCCACGCTATAAAATGGAGGGCAACTCTGCAGCTCCAAGTTCCTATCGAGCTGCTCCAGGTTTTGGACAGGAGAGAGGAAAAGTAGAAGGGTCAAATGTGGGATTTAACTTGGGTCGTGGGAGGTCTACTGGGACTATTAGAAGACCTTCCTCTGGGGGTGCAATTGGTGCTTCACCATTTGAAAATTCTGTTCCTGGAAAATCAGGAATCTCGACTGGCATATTCAGTTATCCAAGGGGGAAAGCTCTTGACATATACCGCAGGCAAAAGCTTGGCTCATCTCTTTGTAGCATGCCTGAAAATATGGAAGAAGCTCCCCCAGTTACTCAAGTAATTGCTATTGAACCATTAGCTTTTGTTGTTCCTGATGCTGAGGAGGAG GCTGTTCTCAATGATATATGGAAGGGTAAAATTACTGGTGGTGGTGTTTCTAACAATTCCTTTAGAAAGGGTCAATCAATGGATAATGTCACAG AAACAGGGGATACAGAGCCCAACAATACAAAAATAGGTGCTCCCTCCGCTGATGTCACTGAAGAGACAGTTGATGGGTTGCTGAAAACATCAATACGTGTTGAAGAAGCCAATACCTATAGCTTTGTTTACGAGAACGGTGTCAGGGTCAAGTTTGATG GAGGAGATAGTCATGAAGGACAGAAAGACAATCATTCTGAAGCTATCGCCGCAGATGGAAGTTTGTTGACCAGGAAGAGAGCTGATAATAGTGACTGCTTCAAATACATTAGTGGGTCCCAATTTGATATTTCTATGCAGAGGTTACCAGATTCTGGAGCAACCAAGACACCTATCTTTGAGAACAATCAACATGTTGCTTTTGATGGCAGTTTAAAGGTGTCTGATGATTCAAATTCTGCATTTGTGAAGTCCTCTTCTGAAATCTATTGGAACAACCTTCTAGGAAGGGGTATTCCACCAGAGGAGTTGAGTTTGTACTATCGTGATCCTCAGGGCGAAATCCAGGGGCCATTTCTCGGAGCTGACATCATATCATGGTATGATCAGGGATTTTTTGGTATGGACTTACTAGTTCGCTTGGAAGATGCCCCTGAAGATTCACCTTTCTTTGAACTTGGTGATGTAATGCCGCATTTGAAATTTGAACATGAACATTTTGGTAACACCAATCTTTCCCAGGCAGAACCATCTGCTGTACTAGAGGGTAAGTTGGATTCTGGTTTACGTAGCTCAGCTTCTGTTTCTGAGATGGTTGGTTCTGCTGCCTTTGATGGCTCCTGCTGGCAGCCATCTGATTTTGATGGCCTTGGTGGGCATCATATTCAGTCAGTACCTGATCATCCAGCTCGTCAATTTAAACCTCCATATTCACAAAATGAAGAGTGTAATGATTTTGGTGCTCAAGATGAAG AAATTGTGTTTCCAGGAAGACCTGGAAGCAGCGGTAGTCCTATTGGAAAAACTTCTACTGGTCTTACTGATCCTTCAAATATCCACCGTGCAACTCCAAGCGCGATATGTGATGGTGGAGTTTCAAATCATGAAGAGACATTGCATCCACTTGGTTTATTATGGTCAGAGCTTGAAGGCACTACCGGAAAGAGTGGTCCTATCTCAGATGTTCCTTTTAGAGGAACTGGCCAGGATCAAGTTCTAAACCCTGGTGCTGGAAGGGTTGGGCCATTTGGTGCCAAGATGGACTCAACCTCTGCTGCGGAGACATGGACTGATGCTTATAGAAGAAATGCTGGATCGGAACCCAACTTATATCAAGATGCTATGGATGCCAGCCGCTTATTGCACCAGGACCATGAAATGAGCCGGTTTGAGTTAGCAGAGAAGATGTTTTCCCAACAACTTCAGCAGCAGCATCCTCATAATTTGATGTCCCATCATAATAGTAACTTAAATGAAGCTTTGATGGAACGTGGAGCAAATCATAATTTAATGCACCAACCACAGTTGGCGAGTCAGGCTGGGCAGGATCTAGAACACTTTATGGTGCTTCAGCTGCAACAGCAGAGACAGTTACAGCTTCAACAGCtgcagcaacagcaacagcaacagcaacagcaacagttCCATCAACAGCAAATGCTTATGAAAGAACAACAGTCCCATGTTAGGCAGCTGGCTCTTGAACAATTATTGCAGAGTCAAGTACGGGATCAAAGTCACACACAATCACGTCTTGATGCTATTAGGCATAATAGTGCTCAGGAACAGGTGTTGATAAAGCAACAAATTCTTAGTGATCTGCAACAGCGTCCACGTCTTCCTCCAAGACATGCTGAATCATCTATTGAGCATCTCATTCAAGCAAAGTTTGGTCAAATGCCACATCAAGGGCCTCAAAATGATTTATTGGAGCTCTTATCACGGGCAAAACATGGACAGTTGCACCCTTTAGAGCAACAAGTCCGTCAACAAGAACAAGCTCATGAGAGGTTAAGACAACGTTTGGAAATGGAGGAAGATAGACAGATCGGTGCTGTATGGCCTGTTGATGAAACTGCTCAGTATCTAAGAAATCCAGGTGTTGCTCGTCGAGCAAATTCCGGATTTGGTCCATTAGATATTTACCAACAGCAACAGATACCCCCTCCTGAAGAGCATGTTAGTGTTCTGGAAAGGAATTTGTCAATGCAGGATAGACTTCAGCGGGGTCTCTATGACACTGGATTTATGCCCTTGGAACGGACAATGTCAGTACCTGGTGGTGGTCCTGGTGTTAATTTGGATGCCGTAAATCCTCTAGTACATGCACCAGGTCTAGAAATGCAAGATCCAAATTCAAGAATGCACTCAGCTGGTCATATGCCTGCTTTCTCGACTGGCATCCACTTGCAATCTTCTCACCGTCCTCCGTTTCAATTTCATGCTCCAAATGTTGATACAATTGAAAATTATTGGCCCGAAAGAAATGGTCAGTTACCAGCTGATTGGATGGATACTAGGATGCAGCAACTACATCTTAAAGGTGAGAGGCAAAGAAGAGATTTTGATGTCAAAAGAGCTTCTGAAGATCAAAGTATGTGGATGTCAGCTGGTGCTAATGATGACAGTTCAAAGCGATTACTTATGGAACTGCTCCAGCAAAAGTCTGGCCAGCAGTCAACTGAGCAAGCAGAAATGACCAGAGGGATTTTGTTTGAGAGGGGCTTACACTCTGGTCACTTTTCTGTGACAAATGCTTCAAACCGTTCGTTCAACCCTCTTTTGGACCAGGATACGAGTCTAAACCAAGCTTTTACTGTTGGGTCATATGGTTCTAATTCAGATTTGCCACCACAGAGAGATCATGTAAATGAGATTGCTGATAGCCTTGATGCTTGTGAGAGATTGCCCTTCAAATCTCATTCTGGAGCTTTAGCCGAAGCTCAACCCGTCTTTTCCAGCATCAATGATGCCTCTAAG GTACATTTAGAGGCTCGCGAAAGTATTGTTAGGCAAGCTGGTTTGACGACTGTAGAAGGGGAAATGCCAACTAATTTGCTTAGCAGGCACACTGCACTCGGGACTGGAg ATTGTAGTGTTTTCAAATCATCTTCACGTGGAAGTCTAGACTTCTACAATGACAAGAGTGATAGAGGGGATTCGGCTATAGAGGAAATTCCCAAGGAACG AATGGCTGTGACATCAATAAGGACAGATAACATCTTGCCGAAGCGTCCACCTGTCTCGCGCATTTCTTCAACCCAGGAGGGTTTATCGGAGATAAATTCTGATAGCCTAGCGAGAGGCAAAAATCCTTCAGATGGCATGGCTTCTGAAG GGGGTAGGAAGGAAGCGGGAGGTAATGCTGCAAATCAAGTTCTTGGTTCTGCGACATCTGTAAATAAAGACGGGCGGTTTCGTCGAACTGCATCTTGTAGTGACGCTGATGTTTCAGAGACATCATTCAGTGATATGCTTAAGAGTAATGTTAAGAAGGCAACAGCTCAGGAGGCACATGCATCAGAGGCAATGGATGCAACACAGTATGCCCGTAGTGGTaagaagaaaggaaagaaaGGAAGACAAATTGATCCTGCTCTTCTTGGTTTCAAGGTTACAAGCAATCGCATCATGATGGGTGAGATACAACGGATAGAAGATTAG